One Lysobacter enzymogenes DNA segment encodes these proteins:
- a CDS encoding carbamoyltransferase family protein, translating to MLILGFYGGPSTEFEAGSPTQTHDGAAVLLKDGEVIAAIEEERLNRIKHSYTAPLRAARFVMDQAGVGLDQIDRIAIPYMSGSAERLLRRMYLADPSAEHALDVADALRAQWRRYLGADVPREKVRFVPHHIAHATATFEMSGFERALVMTIDGQGDTEAGLTLKGSAEGLELLHRVPIPESLGHFYMQAIGFLGYRMFDEYKVMGLAPYGDPERFRAQFEAMYELLPDGQWRLHPHLLDGMYAQLMPRRKREPIEQIHKDFAASLQQTLETVVFHALRHYRASTGLRDLCLGGGVAHNCTMNGNILRSGLFDNVFVHPAAHDGGNALGAALSVHRSEARHRPQRLRNVYWGSPLGESDSVETRLRAWSDFLDIAPSANVEEDAAELIADGKVIGWVQGRSEFGPRALGNRSILADPRPAEFKGLINKMIKTRESFRPFAPAVLEEQAADYFELPAGATRFPFMTFVLNVQPDKRELLGAVTHVDGTARVQTVSREDSPRFWRVIDAFHRRTGVPVVLNTSFNNNIEPIVDSLEDAVECFLTTGLQALVVGDFVLTKKDGAQRSALVPQLPNHVRLHERRQRDDDGEVRDTFELRRAEWNGETCKPLPAPIFGLLKRIGDAPIEQLAREAGLALDEVMPTMEELWAERCLVMRPQAAQR from the coding sequence ATGTTGATACTAGGTTTTTACGGTGGTCCGAGCACCGAGTTCGAAGCCGGTTCGCCGACCCAGACCCACGACGGCGCCGCGGTGCTGCTCAAGGACGGCGAGGTGATCGCCGCGATCGAAGAGGAGCGGCTCAACCGGATCAAGCATTCCTACACCGCGCCGTTGCGCGCGGCGCGTTTCGTCATGGACCAGGCCGGCGTCGGCCTGGACCAGATCGACCGCATCGCCATTCCGTACATGTCCGGCTCGGCCGAGCGCCTGCTGCGGCGGATGTACCTGGCCGACCCGTCGGCCGAGCACGCGCTCGACGTCGCCGACGCGCTGCGCGCGCAATGGCGGCGCTACCTCGGCGCGGACGTGCCGCGCGAGAAAGTGCGCTTCGTCCCCCACCACATCGCCCACGCCACCGCGACCTTCGAGATGTCCGGCTTCGAGCGGGCGCTGGTGATGACCATCGACGGCCAGGGCGACACCGAGGCCGGCCTGACCCTCAAGGGCAGCGCCGAGGGCCTGGAGCTGCTGCACCGGGTGCCGATTCCCGAATCGCTGGGCCACTTCTACATGCAGGCGATCGGCTTCCTCGGCTATCGCATGTTCGACGAATACAAGGTCATGGGACTGGCGCCGTACGGCGATCCCGAGCGCTTCCGCGCCCAGTTCGAGGCGATGTACGAACTGCTGCCGGACGGCCAGTGGCGGCTGCACCCGCACCTGCTCGACGGCATGTACGCGCAGCTGATGCCGCGGCGAAAGCGCGAGCCGATCGAGCAGATCCACAAGGATTTCGCCGCCTCGCTGCAACAGACCCTGGAAACGGTGGTGTTCCATGCGCTGCGCCACTACCGCGCCAGCACCGGCCTGCGCGACCTGTGCCTGGGCGGCGGCGTCGCCCACAACTGCACCATGAACGGCAACATCCTGCGCTCGGGCCTGTTCGACAACGTATTCGTGCACCCGGCCGCGCACGACGGCGGCAACGCGCTCGGCGCGGCGCTGAGCGTGCACCGCAGCGAGGCGCGGCACCGGCCGCAGCGGCTGCGCAACGTCTACTGGGGTTCGCCGCTCGGCGAGAGCGATTCGGTCGAAACCCGCCTGCGCGCCTGGTCGGACTTCCTCGACATCGCGCCGAGCGCGAACGTGGAAGAGGACGCGGCCGAGCTGATCGCAGACGGCAAGGTCATCGGCTGGGTCCAGGGACGCTCGGAGTTCGGCCCGCGCGCGCTCGGCAACCGCAGCATCCTCGCCGACCCGCGCCCGGCCGAGTTCAAGGGCCTGATCAACAAGATGATCAAGACCCGCGAATCGTTCCGTCCGTTCGCGCCGGCGGTGCTGGAGGAACAGGCCGCGGACTACTTCGAGCTGCCGGCCGGCGCCACCCGCTTCCCGTTCATGACCTTCGTGCTCAACGTGCAGCCGGACAAGCGCGAACTGCTCGGCGCGGTGACCCACGTCGACGGCACCGCGCGGGTGCAGACGGTCTCGCGCGAGGACAGCCCGCGGTTCTGGCGGGTCATCGACGCGTTCCACCGCCGCACCGGCGTGCCGGTGGTGCTCAACACTTCGTTCAACAACAACATCGAGCCGATCGTCGATTCGCTCGAGGACGCGGTGGAGTGCTTCCTCACCACCGGCCTGCAGGCGCTGGTGGTCGGCGACTTCGTGCTGACCAAGAAGGACGGCGCGCAGCGCTCGGCCCTGGTGCCGCAGCTGCCCAACCACGTGCGCCTGCACGAACGCCGCCAGCGCGACGACGACGGCGAGGTGCGCGACACCTTCGAGCTGCGCCGCGCGGAATGGAACGGCGAAACCTGCAAGCCCCTGCCCGCCCCGATCTTCGGCCTGCTCAAGCGCATCGGCGATGCGCCGATCGAGCAGCTCGCGCGCGAGGCCGGCCTGGCGCTGGACGAGGTCATGCCGACGATGGAAGAACTCTGGGCGGAACGCTGCCTGGTCATGCGGCCGCAGGCCGCGCAACGCTGA
- a CDS encoding DUF6445 family protein produces MSVMFSQPPRAGAEDVALSKDASIAWHELEGPGGLPMLVIDNALEDPHRVRECAWASRFHTPGPNEYYPGWQATAQMSGEKRLIQDLGKLFLDRLWSRGWPPPLTVADLVPHSTYSVFGMDHEVARRNGYIDQHVDTFSWIAVVTYLFEHDERAGYDRGTAFWKHRPTDLKTFFLGDLLQAAQIEQLFGLNFIDPFRKASVRLRAASMAEAQKQILENPASTRRLFSLEEDNHWSLLKFVPARFNRMVAYPTWQFHSIVDTSPIQALSTRNARLTYNTFIPYPVPAGLGPQPKYQGGGYAAIDGMRVG; encoded by the coding sequence ATGTCCGTAATGTTTTCCCAGCCGCCGCGGGCCGGCGCCGAGGATGTCGCGCTGAGCAAGGACGCGAGCATCGCCTGGCATGAGCTGGAGGGCCCCGGCGGGCTGCCGATGCTGGTGATCGACAACGCGCTGGAAGACCCGCACCGGGTGCGCGAGTGCGCCTGGGCGTCGCGCTTCCACACGCCCGGGCCGAACGAGTACTACCCGGGCTGGCAGGCCACCGCGCAGATGTCGGGCGAGAAGCGGCTGATCCAGGACCTGGGCAAGTTGTTCCTGGACCGGCTGTGGTCGCGCGGCTGGCCGCCGCCGCTGACCGTCGCCGACCTGGTCCCGCACTCGACCTACTCGGTGTTCGGCATGGACCACGAGGTGGCCCGGCGCAACGGCTACATCGACCAGCACGTGGACACGTTCTCGTGGATCGCCGTGGTCACCTACCTGTTCGAGCACGACGAACGCGCCGGCTACGACCGCGGCACCGCGTTCTGGAAGCACCGGCCGACCGACCTGAAGACCTTCTTCCTCGGCGACCTGCTGCAGGCCGCGCAGATCGAGCAGTTGTTCGGGCTCAACTTCATCGACCCGTTCCGCAAGGCCAGCGTGCGCCTGCGCGCGGCCAGCATGGCCGAGGCGCAGAAGCAGATCCTGGAGAACCCCGCCTCGACCCGCCGGCTGTTCTCGCTGGAGGAGGACAACCACTGGAGCCTGCTGAAGTTCGTGCCGGCGCGCTTCAACCGCATGGTCGCCTACCCGACCTGGCAGTTCCATTCCATCGTCGACACTTCGCCGATCCAGGCCTTGTCGACGCGCAACGCGCGGCTGACCTACAACACCTTCATCCCCTACCCCGTGCCCGCGGGACTGGGACCGCAACCGAAGTACCAGGGCGGCGGCTACGCCGCGATCGACGGCATGCGCGTGGGCTGA
- a CDS encoding amidohydrolase family protein, giving the protein MKPYTLISVDGHAGLPTAQYRDYLERKHHAAFDEELEQLALLRKGFLTAGKNAKQTPLMYQAHMHRYSDPGNGEMQERIRGAWDLDVRLRELDAEGVIGEVLFPDGQGFNSFPFGGFFGEHPVPIRDPELRAAGARAHNRWLAEFCAASGGRLQGVAMIMPFDIWQAVADVRWAYAAGLRGIVLPPPDETYPPYHEAVFDPLWAVCAELGMAVHSHGGDPPKIYGQNIASQTLAILELGFFRRRILAQLMFGGVFVRHPNLRFVYTEVGIDWLPNFIELLEHVYHNDWLRMGRAPKQWLSLSPKDAWARNCAAAATAATFDEIQQARRLGFDTVMWGADYPHVEGGWPHSWDEIRQAFATVGDDDRRKMVGENAARFYRFDPQLIESLVAKIGPPAGTFVSDEAPQRPEFSVHDFTNGWVNTYGGFARNMRWSLDSPDTHPDSRPNAKRDS; this is encoded by the coding sequence ATGAAGCCTTACACTCTGATTTCCGTCGACGGGCACGCGGGCCTGCCGACCGCGCAGTACCGCGATTACCTGGAGCGCAAGCACCACGCCGCGTTCGACGAGGAACTCGAACAGCTGGCCCTGCTGCGCAAGGGCTTCCTGACCGCCGGCAAGAACGCCAAGCAGACGCCGCTGATGTACCAGGCGCACATGCACCGTTACTCCGATCCGGGCAACGGCGAGATGCAGGAGCGCATCCGCGGCGCCTGGGACCTGGACGTGCGGCTCAGGGAGCTCGACGCCGAGGGCGTGATCGGCGAAGTGCTGTTCCCCGACGGCCAGGGTTTCAACTCGTTCCCGTTCGGCGGCTTCTTCGGCGAGCACCCGGTGCCGATCCGCGATCCGGAACTGCGCGCCGCCGGCGCGCGCGCGCACAACCGCTGGCTGGCCGAGTTCTGCGCCGCCAGCGGCGGGCGCCTGCAGGGCGTGGCGATGATCATGCCGTTCGACATCTGGCAGGCGGTCGCCGACGTGCGCTGGGCCTATGCGGCCGGCCTGCGCGGCATCGTCCTGCCGCCGCCGGACGAGACCTACCCGCCGTACCACGAGGCGGTGTTCGATCCGCTGTGGGCGGTGTGCGCGGAACTCGGCATGGCGGTGCATTCGCACGGCGGCGATCCGCCGAAGATCTACGGCCAGAACATCGCCTCGCAGACCCTGGCGATCCTGGAGTTGGGCTTCTTCCGCCGCCGCATCCTCGCCCAGCTGATGTTCGGCGGCGTGTTCGTGCGCCATCCGAACCTGCGCTTCGTCTACACCGAGGTCGGCATCGACTGGCTGCCCAACTTCATCGAGCTGCTCGAACACGTCTACCACAACGACTGGCTGCGCATGGGCCGCGCGCCGAAGCAGTGGCTGTCGCTGTCGCCGAAGGACGCGTGGGCGCGCAACTGCGCCGCGGCGGCGACCGCGGCGACCTTCGACGAGATCCAGCAGGCGCGCCGGCTCGGCTTCGACACGGTGATGTGGGGCGCGGACTATCCGCACGTGGAAGGCGGCTGGCCGCATTCCTGGGACGAGATCCGCCAGGCCTTCGCCACCGTCGGCGACGACGATCGGCGCAAGATGGTCGGCGAGAACGCCGCGCGCTTCTACCGCTTCGACCCGCAGCTGATCGAGTCGCTGGTGGCGAAGATCGGCCCGCCGGCCGGCACCTTCGTCAGCGACGAAGCGCCGCAGCGCCCGGAGTTCAGCGTGCACGACTTCACCAACGGCTGGGTCAACACCTACGGCGGTTTCGCCCGCAACATGCGTTGGTCGCTGGACTCGCCCGACACCCATCCGGACTCGCGGCCGAACGCCAAGCGCGACTCCTGA
- a CDS encoding LLM class flavin-dependent oxidoreductase, with amino-acid sequence MKVSMFHLMPLRDLPADFEQRHRSVWVDVPWHELTTPERVGRFYNQSLDELIYAARCGIDGVCVNEHHQNAYGMMPSPNLMGAILARQTAELDVACIQLGATLPNTQPPIRIAEEYAMLDCISGGRIVAGMPLGTPFDANYCYGITPLEQRERYYEAHDLILKAWREREPFAWNGKYTQLPMVNLWPRPMQDPHPPIWVPGSGSLSTWEFTARHDYCYCFLSYHGIRFGKSVMDKFWEFSARNGHDANPYRTGFLQLVAVAETDEQAERDYYEHIRYFYDKTQHVAPEFTPPGHQDYRSMVNTIRNQVSQVNSVRSRIPQFKFKDFVDNQLVIAGSPATVREQLAESVRQLRVGNLMVLLQIGSMPHELTLKNIRLFCSEVLPHLRGIWDDEGWENRWWPQRLRGARNAPAAPAQPGWVGA; translated from the coding sequence ATGAAGGTCTCCATGTTCCACCTGATGCCGCTGCGCGACCTGCCCGCGGATTTCGAACAGCGCCATCGCTCGGTCTGGGTCGACGTGCCCTGGCACGAGTTGACCACGCCGGAGCGGGTCGGCCGGTTCTACAACCAGTCGCTGGACGAACTGATCTACGCCGCGCGTTGCGGCATCGACGGCGTCTGCGTCAACGAGCACCACCAGAACGCGTACGGCATGATGCCGAGCCCGAACCTGATGGGCGCGATCCTGGCCCGGCAGACCGCCGAGCTGGACGTGGCCTGCATCCAGCTCGGCGCGACCCTGCCCAACACCCAGCCGCCGATCCGCATCGCCGAGGAGTACGCGATGCTGGACTGCATCAGCGGCGGCCGCATCGTCGCCGGCATGCCGCTGGGAACGCCGTTCGACGCCAACTACTGCTACGGCATCACCCCGCTGGAGCAGCGCGAGCGCTACTACGAAGCGCACGACCTGATCCTCAAGGCCTGGCGCGAACGCGAGCCGTTCGCCTGGAACGGCAAGTACACCCAGCTGCCGATGGTCAACCTGTGGCCGCGGCCGATGCAGGACCCGCACCCGCCGATCTGGGTGCCCGGCAGCGGCAGCCTCAGCACCTGGGAATTCACCGCCCGCCACGATTACTGCTATTGCTTCCTGTCCTATCACGGCATCCGCTTCGGCAAGAGCGTGATGGACAAGTTCTGGGAGTTCTCCGCCCGCAACGGCCACGACGCCAATCCCTACCGCACCGGCTTCCTGCAGTTGGTGGCGGTGGCCGAGACCGACGAACAGGCCGAGCGCGACTACTACGAGCACATCCGCTACTTCTACGACAAGACCCAGCACGTCGCGCCCGAGTTCACCCCGCCCGGCCACCAGGACTACCGCTCGATGGTCAACACCATCCGCAACCAGGTCTCGCAGGTGAACAGCGTGCGTTCGCGGATTCCGCAGTTCAAGTTCAAGGACTTCGTCGACAACCAGCTGGTGATCGCCGGCAGCCCGGCGACCGTGCGCGAGCAGCTGGCCGAATCGGTGCGCCAGCTGCGCGTGGGCAATCTGATGGTGCTGCTGCAGATCGGCTCGATGCCGCACGAACTCACGCTCAAGAACATCCGCCTGTTCTGCAGCGAGGTGCTGCCGCACCTGCGCGGCATCTGGGACGACGAGGGCTGGGAGAACCGCTGGTGGCCGCAGCGCCTGCGCGGCGCGCGCAACGCGCCGGCGGCGCCGGCGCAGCCGGGATGGGTGGGCGCATGA
- a CDS encoding alpha/beta fold hydrolase, giving the protein MNIEQRVVRAWNGRINTRVDVCGSGPPLLFLHGESGHWDPFLDRLAQRYTVYAPDFPGTSPGAEQEIDELRDIWDLTLYFEELLDALGLESVAVAGHSIGGMFAAELAAHARARIRRLVLIAPAGLWRDDHPVPNWWSIPAAELPQRTVAQPDGLVGQIMFAVPRDRDAAIERVIRKTWALACAGKFTWPIPDKGLARRIHRISAPSLIVWGRQDRMIPPVYAEEFAARIGGARTLLVDNAGHIPQLEQMDQVGDAVMRFLD; this is encoded by the coding sequence ATGAACATCGAGCAACGCGTGGTGCGCGCATGGAACGGCCGGATCAACACCCGCGTCGACGTGTGCGGCAGCGGCCCGCCGCTGCTGTTCCTGCACGGCGAGAGCGGCCATTGGGACCCGTTCCTGGACCGGCTCGCGCAGCGCTACACCGTCTACGCGCCCGACTTCCCCGGCACCAGCCCCGGCGCCGAGCAGGAGATCGACGAACTGCGCGACATCTGGGACCTCACGCTCTACTTCGAGGAACTGCTCGACGCGCTCGGGCTGGAGTCGGTCGCGGTGGCCGGCCATTCCATCGGCGGCATGTTCGCCGCCGAACTGGCCGCGCACGCGCGCGCGCGCATCCGCCGGCTGGTGCTGATCGCGCCGGCGGGACTGTGGCGCGACGATCATCCGGTGCCGAACTGGTGGTCGATTCCGGCCGCGGAACTGCCGCAGCGCACCGTGGCCCAGCCCGACGGCCTGGTCGGCCAGATCATGTTCGCGGTGCCGCGCGATCGCGACGCGGCGATCGAACGGGTGATCCGCAAGACCTGGGCGCTGGCCTGCGCCGGCAAGTTCACCTGGCCGATCCCCGACAAGGGACTGGCGCGGCGCATCCACCGGATCAGCGCGCCGAGCCTGATCGTGTGGGGCCGGCAGGACCGGATGATCCCGCCGGTCTACGCCGAGGAATTCGCCGCGCGCATCGGCGGCGCGCGTACGCTGCTGGTCGACAACGCCGGGCACATCCCGCAGCTCGAACAGATGGACCAGGTCGGCGACGCGGTGATGCGTTTCCTCGACTGA
- a CDS encoding DinB family protein, translating to MRADIHSVLKTWERENETTLEVFSRVPEGRNEQTVVPDKGWTLGGLVWHICISERWFCAEVMGAQPAGDNEVPADEMPATVAEMTAAFQRSHAALMQAVAEQGEDWVDEAVDFYGNPWTRMELLNLMLRHEAHHRGQLSILMMVAGGQPPTIYGAPGINLEDAL from the coding sequence ATGCGAGCCGATATCCACAGCGTATTGAAGACCTGGGAACGCGAGAACGAGACCACCCTGGAGGTGTTCTCCCGGGTGCCGGAAGGGCGCAACGAACAGACCGTGGTGCCGGACAAGGGCTGGACCCTCGGCGGATTGGTCTGGCACATCTGCATCAGCGAGCGCTGGTTCTGCGCCGAGGTGATGGGCGCGCAGCCGGCCGGCGACAACGAGGTGCCGGCCGACGAGATGCCGGCGACGGTCGCGGAGATGACCGCGGCGTTCCAACGCTCGCATGCGGCGCTGATGCAGGCGGTGGCGGAGCAGGGCGAGGACTGGGTCGACGAAGCCGTCGATTTCTACGGCAACCCGTGGACGCGCATGGAGCTGCTGAACCTGATGCTGCGCCACGAAGCGCATCACCGCGGCCAGCTGAGCATCCTGATGATGGTCGCCGGCGGCCAGCCGCCGACGATCTACGGCGCGCCGGGGATCAACCTGGAAGACGCGCTGTAA
- a CDS encoding cupin-like domain-containing protein → MAAKEIARISRPDPERFLRDYVRTRTPVIITDLFAGQPIDAIRTIEDASAAFGGVPMHVQTEYAVAASSPETAVETTMTFDEYWAHVRANPDTALLCTEYEIPASIMRMFRLPEFCLAQDLDEPEVLDMPRKYGDHDLCSNIFVANAGNRAHLHFDGDHRQVLLHQMFGRKQVLLFQPEACVDLRTTSGAPWSSGVYLEQMSTQEQLDFVAEVGGYHAVLEPGETIYMPALIWHYLGYVDDAMSFNLRFRRNRFGRFLCVDNFHRDSYIQNLGSHLAASGAQDALTAAMPQIEAEYARPAASLRDKVTGMRAVLRQALERTLPETEPARFCPPQLDAQEVDKIIADIGQTARYVEPALAAKSRPTGPISPVQKQTIQNTAARLGYSDEALAHLLWNRLGKSELDRLSKTEAVQFMVYMRSPGSSLR, encoded by the coding sequence ATGGCAGCGAAGGAAATCGCACGAATCTCCAGGCCCGATCCTGAGCGGTTCCTGCGCGACTACGTCCGCACGCGCACGCCGGTGATCATCACCGACCTGTTCGCGGGCCAGCCGATCGACGCGATCCGCACCATCGAGGACGCCAGCGCCGCGTTCGGCGGCGTGCCGATGCACGTGCAGACCGAGTACGCGGTGGCCGCCAGTTCGCCGGAGACCGCGGTCGAGACCACCATGACCTTCGACGAGTACTGGGCGCACGTGCGGGCCAATCCGGACACCGCGCTGCTGTGCACCGAGTACGAGATCCCGGCCAGCATCATGCGCATGTTCCGGCTGCCGGAGTTCTGCCTGGCCCAGGACCTGGACGAGCCGGAGGTGCTGGACATGCCGCGCAAGTACGGCGACCACGACCTGTGTTCGAACATCTTCGTCGCCAACGCCGGCAACCGCGCCCACCTGCATTTCGACGGCGACCACCGCCAGGTGCTGCTGCACCAGATGTTCGGCCGCAAGCAGGTGCTGCTGTTCCAGCCCGAGGCCTGCGTCGACCTGCGCACCACCTCCGGCGCGCCGTGGTCCTCGGGCGTGTACCTGGAACAGATGTCGACCCAGGAGCAGCTGGACTTCGTCGCCGAAGTCGGCGGTTACCACGCGGTGCTCGAACCGGGCGAGACCATCTACATGCCGGCGCTGATCTGGCATTACCTGGGCTATGTGGACGACGCGATGTCGTTCAACCTGCGCTTCCGCCGCAACCGCTTCGGCCGGTTCCTGTGCGTGGACAACTTCCATCGCGATTCCTACATCCAGAACCTGGGCTCGCACCTGGCCGCCTCCGGCGCGCAGGACGCGCTGACCGCGGCGATGCCGCAGATCGAGGCCGAGTACGCGCGCCCCGCGGCGAGCCTGCGCGACAAGGTGACCGGGATGCGCGCGGTGCTGCGCCAGGCCTTGGAGCGGACGTTGCCGGAGACCGAGCCGGCGCGGTTCTGCCCGCCGCAGCTGGACGCGCAGGAGGTCGACAAGATCATCGCCGACATCGGCCAGACCGCGCGCTACGTCGAGCCCGCGCTGGCGGCCAAGTCGCGCCCGACCGGGCCGATCAGCCCGGTGCAGAAGCAGACCATCCAGAACACCGCCGCGCGCCTGGGCTACAGCGACGAAGCGCTGGCGCACCTGCTGTGGAACCGCCTGGGCAAGTCCGAACTCGATCGCCTGAGCAAGACCGAAGCCGTGCAGTTCATGGTCTACATGCGCTCGCCGGGTTCGTCGCTGCGCTAG
- a CDS encoding ABC transporter permease, which yields MRMLRLIAQAALMNLQGLSRRRLNALVMVVSIAGAVAVFSGVLAMNAGLDGAMRDAGRPDRAIVLRAGSTVEIASAISLDDVRAIQNSTQVRKNADGTVLLTAEAVGPITLVEKSSGLEVNGTIRGVGPEVLAVRPEIELVAGRMFEPGKFEVVVGRQAMEQFQGLTLGGQVAAYGTQWKIVGVFAARHSMRESELMADATVVMDVSRRPMFQNVTVVLPDAAGVAGFKQAVAANPGIAMDVFSEPEFLQRESRSLNGLLGFMAYVMGGIMALGAMFVAINAMYSSIDDRRREIATLRALGFPPLVVVSSIVVEAALLALLGGALGAVLAALVAGGRTVSTAVGADLRQLVFDVSMTPSVVLQGIAAALAIGVVGGLVPAIRAVRSQVVDDLRAI from the coding sequence ATGCGAATGCTCAGACTGATCGCGCAGGCCGCGCTGATGAACCTGCAAGGGCTGTCGCGCCGGCGCCTCAACGCGCTGGTGATGGTGGTCAGCATCGCCGGCGCGGTGGCGGTGTTTTCCGGCGTGCTGGCGATGAACGCCGGCCTGGACGGGGCCATGCGCGACGCCGGCCGGCCCGACCGGGCGATCGTGCTGCGCGCCGGCTCGACCGTGGAGATCGCCAGCGCGATCTCGCTCGACGACGTGCGCGCGATCCAGAACTCGACCCAGGTGCGCAAGAACGCCGACGGCACCGTGTTGCTGACCGCCGAAGCGGTCGGCCCGATCACCCTGGTGGAGAAGTCCAGCGGGCTGGAGGTCAACGGCACCATCCGCGGCGTCGGCCCCGAGGTGCTGGCGGTGCGCCCGGAGATCGAGTTGGTGGCCGGGCGCATGTTCGAGCCCGGCAAGTTCGAGGTCGTGGTCGGCCGCCAGGCGATGGAGCAGTTCCAGGGCCTGACCCTGGGCGGGCAGGTCGCCGCTTACGGCACCCAGTGGAAGATCGTCGGCGTGTTCGCGGCGCGGCACAGCATGCGCGAATCCGAACTGATGGCCGACGCGACCGTGGTCATGGACGTCAGCCGCCGGCCGATGTTCCAGAACGTCACCGTGGTGTTGCCCGACGCCGCCGGCGTGGCCGGGTTCAAGCAGGCCGTCGCCGCCAACCCCGGCATCGCCATGGACGTGTTCAGCGAGCCGGAGTTCCTGCAGCGCGAATCGCGCAGCCTCAACGGCCTGCTCGGCTTCATGGCCTACGTGATGGGCGGGATCATGGCGCTGGGCGCGATGTTCGTGGCGATCAACGCGATGTATTCCAGCATCGACGACCGCCGCCGCGAGATCGCCACCTTGCGCGCGCTCGGTTTCCCGCCGCTGGTGGTGGTCAGTTCGATCGTGGTCGAGGCCGCGCTGCTGGCGCTGCTCGGCGGCGCGCTCGGTGCGGTCCTGGCCGCATTGGTGGCCGGCGGCCGCACGGTCAGCACCGCGGTCGGCGCGGACCTGCGCCAGCTGGTGTTCGACGTGTCGATGACCCCGTCGGTGGTGCTGCAGGGCATCGCCGCGGCGCTGGCCATCGGCGTGGTCGGCGGGCTGGTGCCGGCGATCCGCGCGGTGCGCAGCCAGGTCGTGGACGACCTGCGCGCGATATGA